From the Gloeocapsa sp. PCC 73106 genome, one window contains:
- a CDS encoding photosystem II reaction center protein T — translation MESAAYILVLTLALGVIFFAIAFREPPRIQK, via the coding sequence ATGGAAAGCGCTGCCTACATTTTAGTATTAACCTTGGCTCTGGGTGTAATTTTTTTCGCGATCGCTTTTCGGGAACCTCCCCGTATTCAAAAATAG
- the nrdR gene encoding transcriptional regulator NrdR encodes MQCPSCQHTNSRVLESRSTEGGKSIRRRRECLICKHRFTTYERIEFVPMTVIKKDGKRESFDRSKILRGMVRACEKTGISVAHLDSIVDEIEAQIQQLPQKEITSESIGKLVLEFLREHSEVAYIRFASVYGQFQGIDDFVATLENLQNHAQQAELAKDWHYSLPPG; translated from the coding sequence ATGCAATGCCCTTCCTGTCAACACACGAATAGTCGTGTTTTAGAATCCCGTTCTACCGAAGGGGGAAAAAGTATTAGACGACGTCGGGAATGTCTAATCTGTAAACACCGATTTACTACCTATGAACGTATTGAATTTGTTCCCATGACTGTCATCAAAAAAGACGGGAAGAGAGAATCCTTTGATCGCTCTAAGATATTGAGAGGAATGGTAAGAGCTTGTGAGAAAACGGGAATTTCCGTCGCACATCTCGATAGTATCGTCGATGAAATCGAAGCGCAAATACAACAGCTCCCTCAAAAAGAGATCACGAGCGAATCTATCGGTAAACTGGTCTTAGAATTTCTTAGAGAACACAGCGAAGTAGCTTATATCCGCTTTGCTTCCGTCTATGGACAGTTCCAGGGAATCGACGATTTCGTCGCTACTCTAGAAAATTTACAAAACCACGCTCAACAGGCTGAACTAGCTAAAGACTGGCATTATTCTCTACCGCCAGGCTAA